From one Peptoniphilaceae bacterium AMB_02 genomic stretch:
- a CDS encoding uroporphyrinogen decarboxylase family protein: MITPKDRLLKTMEGLSVDRPPVVCPGGMMNMVFEELMNISSTYLPEAHSDSRKMANLAKAIVENNCFENYGVPFCMTVEAENMGSVIDMGSTIYEPHVVEYLLKSVSDLDRLPKIDFEKGRVKTVLEAIRILKEKNESIPVIGNITGPISLGTSIIDPVTFYKEMRKKPKEMHEFLKFITDELISFSLEMLNCGAEIIAISDPSGTGEILGPKPFDEYLVKYMNLLLEEIKKAGGYTMVHICGQMRNVYDEVNKLTADVLSFDSMVNYKEAKAKLGDRILMGNVGTYALEFGDTKTIRRLTRSCINNGASILSPACGIGMKSPYKNISSILGEVNEN, translated from the coding sequence ATGATAACTCCAAAAGACAGATTACTAAAAACCATGGAAGGTTTAAGTGTTGACAGGCCTCCTGTAGTATGTCCGGGTGGTATGATGAATATGGTTTTTGAAGAATTGATGAATATCAGTTCCACTTATTTACCGGAAGCTCACTCAGATTCTAGAAAGATGGCAAACTTAGCTAAAGCAATAGTTGAAAACAACTGCTTTGAAAACTACGGAGTTCCTTTTTGCATGACCGTAGAAGCTGAAAACATGGGATCGGTAATAGACATGGGCAGCACTATTTATGAACCACATGTGGTGGAGTACTTATTGAAATCGGTATCCGACTTGGACAGATTACCTAAAATTGACTTTGAAAAAGGCCGCGTAAAAACCGTTCTAGAAGCAATTAGAATTTTAAAAGAAAAAAATGAAAGCATCCCCGTAATAGGTAATATAACTGGTCCTATTAGCTTAGGAACATCGATTATAGACCCGGTAACTTTCTATAAAGAAATGAGAAAAAAACCTAAAGAAATGCATGAATTTCTCAAATTTATAACAGATGAGTTAATAAGTTTTTCACTGGAGATGTTAAATTGTGGTGCAGAAATTATAGCGATATCCGATCCAAGTGGAACAGGAGAAATACTGGGACCGAAACCTTTTGATGAGTACTTGGTAAAATATATGAACCTACTATTAGAGGAAATTAAAAAAGCCGGAGGCTATACCATGGTTCACATATGTGGACAGATGAGAAATGTATATGATGAAGTGAATAAACTAACAGCAGATGTCCTCAGTTTTGATTCCATGGTGAACTATAAGGAAGCAAAGGCAAAATTAGGAGATAGAATTCTGATGGGGAATGTAGGTACCTATGCGCTTGAGTTTGGAGACACTAAAACAATTAGAAGACTTACAAGATCGTGTATCAATAATGGAGCATCAATACTTTCTCCTGCATGTGGAATAGGTATGAAATCACCATATAAAAACATATCTTCTATATTGGGAGAAGTAAATGAAAATTAA
- a CDS encoding corrinoid protein: MRSKEELLNLLDECVVEMEDEEVVNIAKEYIEAGYSAYDGIMDGLVSGMNKASDLYDQEEYFITDILLCSDAMYAGLDILRPHLDEGEVEGDKAVAVIGVVEGDTHDIGKNLVKIMMETAGFTVIDLGRDVPLDNFITAAKEHNADLVCMSTLMTTTMGNMGIVIDKLKESGIRDKVKVMIGGGPISQKFADQIGADRYTTNAVRAVEEAKKLVGIK; the protein is encoded by the coding sequence ATGAGATCAAAAGAAGAGTTATTGAATTTACTGGATGAATGTGTTGTGGAAATGGAAGACGAAGAAGTTGTTAATATTGCTAAAGAGTACATTGAAGCAGGTTACTCTGCATACGATGGGATAATGGATGGACTTGTATCCGGGATGAATAAAGCTTCTGATCTATATGACCAAGAAGAGTACTTTATAACCGACATACTGCTATGTTCAGATGCCATGTATGCAGGTTTGGATATACTTAGACCACATTTGGACGAAGGTGAAGTAGAAGGAGACAAAGCTGTAGCGGTAATAGGAGTAGTTGAGGGAGACACTCATGATATAGGTAAGAATCTAGTTAAAATCATGATGGAAACAGCAGGATTTACCGTGATTGACTTAGGAAGAGATGTACCTCTAGATAATTTTATTACTGCAGCAAAAGAGCACAATGCCGACCTAGTATGCATGTCGACGCTGATGACAACGACAATGGGCAATATGGGTATTGTTATTGATAAATTAAAAGAATCAGGTATTAGAGATAAAGTAAAGGTAATGATAGGAGGAGGTCCTATTTCACAAAAATTCGCAGATCAAATTGGGGCAGATAGATATACTACAAATGCCGTAAGAGCAGTAGAAGAAGCTAAAAAACTAGTGGGTATAAAGTAA
- a CDS encoding uroporphyrinogen decarboxylase family protein yields the protein MKRISDYKCPEPKEELVTLDCYQKNGIKFPEVHKNRDMIVKYAKLIKNKNGHPYVDLPFCHTLEADSMGGDINYGNEMTGPRAGKYLFQELNELLTLPMIDTKKGRAKIFLDAVRELKSRGEFVVFEVAGPFTILNVLIDPSIVFKGMRREKDTIVKIFNRFIGILANYIKDLEEAGVDAISFADPTGGVNILGPKFAELYIELFTYDFLRYFEKIDSNLLFILCPKTTLALVGVGKAEFVDIKLDREMSYGETFIHLKGKNKFLGHMCIGKANNKLMETKAIRLI from the coding sequence TTGAAAAGAATTTCGGATTATAAATGTCCTGAACCGAAGGAAGAACTCGTAACCTTGGATTGTTACCAGAAAAACGGAATAAAGTTTCCTGAGGTGCATAAAAATAGGGACATGATTGTGAAGTATGCAAAATTAATTAAAAACAAGAATGGTCACCCTTATGTGGATTTACCTTTTTGTCATACGCTGGAAGCCGACTCAATGGGAGGAGATATTAATTATGGAAATGAGATGACCGGTCCAAGAGCAGGGAAATATCTTTTCCAAGAGCTCAATGAATTATTAACTCTTCCAATGATTGACACAAAAAAAGGCAGGGCCAAAATCTTTTTAGATGCAGTTCGAGAACTGAAAAGCCGTGGGGAATTTGTAGTTTTTGAAGTAGCCGGACCATTTACCATATTAAATGTATTAATAGATCCGTCAATCGTATTTAAAGGAATGAGAAGAGAAAAAGATACAATAGTAAAAATATTTAATAGATTCATTGGGATACTCGCAAACTATATAAAAGATCTAGAGGAAGCAGGTGTAGATGCAATTTCATTTGCCGATCCCACTGGAGGAGTAAATATCTTAGGACCAAAGTTTGCAGAGCTATATATTGAGTTATTCACCTATGACTTTTTAAGATACTTTGAAAAAATTGATAGTAATCTATTATTTATTCTATGTCCAAAAACAACTCTGGCTTTAGTAGGAGTTGGAAAGGCGGAATTTGTGGATATTAAACTGGATAGGGAAATGAGTTATGGAGAAACATTTATACATTTAAAAGGTAAGAATAAGTTTTTAGGTCATATGTGTATTGGTAAAGCAAATAACAAATTAATGGAAACAAAAGCAATAAGACTAATATAG
- a CDS encoding uroporphyrinogen decarboxylase family protein, which translates to MDYNELKEEMRKQKTGYSHGERVKRYFSGEVVDYLPYVLLAPYPALSEVFGYTTSQMDSDFNIYQKIIEGSRDEFGVSGVNVRLSLRSMGAAMGSTLSIPEHGIDSIKHHILQDYSDWDKLVEIDPYNNKILTPMLETAEKLRKEYPDMVLSTGVVGPVSTAVAVRPIEKILRDTRKNPDQLKKLIALCVDNSLKWVEVFTKEFGGAQASCSDPVTCTDIFSEDQFLEFSLPEMKRLFSGLKEITGSAPSLHICGHTKGIWKYFPEMEISSFSVDNCEDLEELRLAIGDDLVISGNVPPVEVLRFGSIDDVINSVKESIRKGSTSPKGFILSSGCQIPIGTPRENLEAMIYAVRKYGRDAKIGEMPKGMEEA; encoded by the coding sequence ATGGATTACAATGAGTTAAAAGAGGAAATGAGGAAACAAAAAACAGGCTACAGTCACGGTGAGAGGGTAAAAAGATATTTTTCAGGGGAAGTAGTGGATTATTTACCATATGTTTTGCTGGCACCCTATCCTGCATTATCCGAGGTGTTCGGATATACCACAAGTCAAATGGATAGTGATTTTAATATATACCAAAAGATTATAGAGGGTTCCAGGGATGAATTCGGAGTTTCGGGAGTCAATGTTAGATTGAGTTTGAGGAGCATGGGAGCTGCAATGGGATCAACATTAAGTATACCTGAGCATGGTATTGATAGCATAAAACACCATATATTACAAGATTATAGCGATTGGGATAAATTAGTTGAAATTGATCCATATAACAATAAAATACTCACACCGATGCTGGAAACTGCAGAAAAGTTAAGAAAAGAATACCCTGATATGGTACTAAGTACCGGAGTAGTAGGACCTGTATCAACTGCTGTTGCGGTTAGACCGATTGAAAAGATTTTGCGTGATACCAGAAAAAATCCGGACCAATTGAAAAAATTAATAGCACTTTGTGTAGACAATTCATTGAAATGGGTTGAAGTTTTTACTAAAGAATTTGGAGGGGCACAAGCTTCTTGTTCGGACCCGGTAACTTGTACAGATATATTTAGTGAAGATCAATTTTTAGAGTTTAGCTTGCCTGAAATGAAGAGATTGTTTAGCGGATTAAAAGAAATAACGGGTAGTGCCCCTTCTTTACATATTTGTGGGCATACAAAAGGGATTTGGAAATACTTCCCGGAAATGGAAATAAGTTCATTTAGTGTGGATAATTGTGAAGACTTAGAAGAACTGAGATTAGCCATAGGAGATGACCTAGTAATATCCGGAAATGTACCGCCTGTCGAAGTATTGAGATTCGGTTCTATAGATGATGTTATTAATAGTGTAAAAGAATCTATTAGAAAAGGCTCCACATCTCCAAAAGGATTTATTTTAAGCAGTGGTTGTCAAATTCCGATTGGAACTCCAAGAGAAAACCTGGAAGCTATGATATACGCTGTCAGAAAGTATGGTAGAGATGCAAAAATTGGTGAAATGCCAAAAGGCATGGAGGAAGCTTAA